A stretch of Scheffersomyces stipitis CBS 6054 chromosome 2, complete sequence DNA encodes these proteins:
- the OPI3 gene encoding Second and third steps of methylation pathway for phosphatidylcholine biosynthesis (go_funtion N-methyltransferase activity~go_process phospholipid metabolism) — protein sequence MSIVKELSTLPADLTHLATNFGSYVDLNCQLKFAVATIAFNPIFWNIVARFEYNTHFLTKIAGSAKTGCYLLAITIFSLGIYRDHVYHDALLQQPTFQPLVDSVLVKAAAVATFGLGNIFVLTSMYALGVTGTYLGDYFGILMNERVTGFPFNVNDNPMYNGSTLCFLGTALWYGKPAGIAVAGFVFVMYKIALLFEEPFTAKIYAARDEQKKNN from the coding sequence ATGTCCATAGTCAAGGAGTTGTCCACTTTGCCAGCTGATCTTACCCATCTTGCCACCAATTTTGGCAGCTACGTCGACTTGAATTGCCAGCTCAAGTTTGCCGTGGCCACAATCGCGTTTAACCCGATTTTCTGGAACATTGTTGCCCGTTTTGAATACAACACTCACTTCCTCACCAAAATCGCAGGCTCAGCCAAAACTGGTTGCTACCTTTTGGCTATCACCATTTTCTCGTTGGGAATCTACAGAGACCACGTCTACCATGATGCCCTTTTGCAGCAACCTACTTTCCAGCCATTGGTCGATTCAGTTTTGGtcaaggctgctgctgtagCTACATTTGGTCTTGGTAACATCTTTGTTCTTACTTCCATGTATGCCTTGGGGGTCACAGGAACTTACTTGGGAGACTACTTTGGTATCTTGATGAATGAAAGAGTAACTGGTTTCCCTTTCAACGTGAACGACAATCCCATGTATAACGGGTCCACTCTCTGTTTCTTAGGTACTGCCTTGTGGTACGGTAAGCCAGCTGGTATTGCTGTCGCTGGCTTCGTTTTCGTCATGTACAAAATCGCTCTTTTGTTTGAAGAGCCATTCACTGCCAAGATCTACGCTGCTAGAGAtgaacaaaagaagaacaactaA
- a CDS encoding predicted protein: protein FDAYNYQVRNHNKVPRFMNSYLRSNAVYVGEQQSGKSRFHIKVELKSIDLMNSVVTGFLQISGLTEDHSEIITCFKGEIINNPMNTYLWQDREKKSPNDYKVRNFSFITENKQWGSFIKNDFEHWKKLTGSSTLSDEQFQQRLERISRGEEDQQYLYMRWKEEFLLPDSRIKQISGASFEGFYYIVMNIGSEDHVNYSAPYVHSTTISPGSISGLYYHKSSEKFQSLSLRYVEDRGVSNTFQFY, encoded by the coding sequence TTCGATGCATACAACTACCAGGTAAGAAACCACAATAAGGTACCTCGGTTCATGAACTCTTACCTTCGATCCAACGCGGTCTATGTAGGCGAACAACAGTCGGGAAAGTCACGTTTCCACATCAAGGTAGAGTTGAAAAGCATCGATCTCATGAACCTGGTAGTCACGGGatttctccagatttcGGGACTCACTGAAGACCATTCTGAAATCATTACGTGTTTCAAAGGTGAAATCATCAATAACCCCATGAATACGTATTTGTGGCAGGATCgagagaagaagtctcCCAACGACTACAAGGTGAGAAATTTTTCGTTCATCACAGAGAACAAGCAGTGGGGCTCTTTTATCAAGAACGACTTCGAACACTGGAAAAAACTCACAGGATCATCTACTCTAAGTGACGAACAGTTCCAGCAGCGCTTGGAACGTATTCTGCGGGGCGAAGAAGACCAACAGTACTTGTATATGCGGTGGAAGGAAGAGTTCTTGTTGCCAGATTCTCGAATCAAGCAGATACTGGGAGCTTCCTTCGAAGGTTTCTATTACATTGTCATGAATATCGGCTCGGAAGACCATGTCAACTACTCGGCTCCATATGTGCATTCCACCACTATAAGTCCCGGCTCTATCAGTGGCTTGTACTACCACAAATCGTCAGAAAAGTTTCAGTCGTTGAGTCTTCGGTATGTTGAGGATCGGGGTGTATCCAATACTTTTCAGTTCTACTAA
- a CDS encoding predicted protein, translating into MWPFTSEKSDSAEIAKELPEDLKQFFTETNPEPNHRSIFEVSPEQKRVNEVLLRAEKDKTYSDEFERYKHVENAKKVCSINCAEIQQEVLECFKSWKFAGLETPCTQEIKRTSQCMEIQKAALKKLYYDDCVSIPQCNQIRYIIDKLFVENFGQLGDNVNDETKAKYAKDLDKVFYKIWR; encoded by the coding sequence ATGTGGCCGTTTACTTCTGAAAAAAGCGACTCGGCAGAGATCGCCAAAGAGTTGCCTGAAGATTTAaagcaatttttcactgagACTAACCCAGAACCAAACCACAGATCCATTTTCGAGGTTTCTCCAGAGCAAAAGCGTGTTAACGAAGTGCTTCTCAGGGCCGAAAAGGACAAGACTTACTCAGATGAGTTTGAAAGATACAAGCACGTTGAAAATGCGAAGAAGGTCTGCTCTATCAACTGTGCTGAGATCCAGCAGGAGGTGTTGGAGTGTTTCAAAAGCTGGAAGTTTGCTGGACTTGAGACCCCATGTACTcaggaaatcaagagaACATCGCAGTGTATGGAAATCCAGAAGGCTGCGTTGAAAAAGCTCTATTATGACGATTGTGTGAGTATACCACAATGCAATCAAATCAGATACATTATAGATAAGTTGTTTGTGGAGAACTTTGGCCAGTTGGGTGATAATGTAAATGACGAAACTAAGGCCAAGTACGCTAAGGACTTAGATAAGGTGTTCTACAAGATATGGCGATAG
- the JEN11 gene encoding carboxylic acid transporter protein (carboxylic acid transporter protein (JEN1)~go_component integral to membrane~go_funtion transporter activity~go_process transport), which produces MDAKSNDLMYLNSKPSDYQVERVDDEIEQVAREIFNEKPDLSWPTIKKYASTRLSTLFDLPIHHTDKKWYQLVNPVPALKSMSKSDYNFYFLGFFAWTVDSMDFFCVSVTAPYIAATLNVNTTQITWGLTLVLMFRSVGAFIFGLLADYYGRKWPYIIICLLFIIVEVGTGFVQTYAQFLGVRALFGILMGAMYPVASVTALENQPKRAQSVLSGLFLPGYSLGYIFAMVFFRAFQGTYREGEGWRSLFWFSAGLPLILIVWRLPFPESAVYLKIKESKKRMNGDIEKTGFSKVFDKSALMTIKTEWLMFIYLVLLLTGFNFTTHGSQDLYVTLLTKQYNVDSDYRTVIVVVSNLAGIVGGVVVGSFSEVFGRRLSIIICMIWCGAFLYPAFMHAKSQWWAYAMLNAGVMGAWGIAPIHLLELVNATHRAFLSGLVYQLGNLASSAASTIEARLGERFPLGDGIYDYGKVVCIFCGAVFAYMIFITIVGPERFHRDLEVHYLDEVPEEGSSSDMSSTNKA; this is translated from the coding sequence ATGGACGCGAAACTGAATGATCTAATGTACCTCAACTCCAAACCCTCCGACTACCAGGTGGAGCGTGTGGACGATGAAATCGAACAGGTAGCTAGAGAGATCTTCAATGAAAAGCCAGACTTGTCTTGGCCAACCATTAAGAAGTATGCTTCAACTAGACTCTCTACTTTGTTTGACTTGCCAATCCACCACACCGACAAAAAGTGGTACCAACTTGTCAATCCCGTACCTGCTTTGAAATCGATGTCAAAACTGGACTAtaacttctacttcttggGTTTCTTTGCCTGGACAGTAGACTCAATGGATTTCTTCTGTGTTTCTGTCACTGCTCCCTATATTGCTGCTACTTTGAATGTTAACACTACCCAGATAACTTGGGGTTTAACTTTGGTGTTAATGTTCAGATCTGTTGGTGCTTTTATTTTTGGTTTATTGGCAGATTACTACGGTAGAAAATGGCCATACATCATTATTTGTCTCTTGTTTATTATTGTCGAAGTCGGTACTGGTTTTGTTCAAACTTACGCTCAATTCTTAGGCGTTCGTGCTCTATTTGGTATATTAATGGGTGCCATGTACCCAGTTGCCAGTGTTACAGCTTTGGAAAATCAACCTAAACGTGCACAATCTGTCCTTTCCGGTCTTTTCTTGCCTGGCTACTCGTTGGGTTACATTTTTGCAATGGTCTTTTTCAGAGCTTTCCAAGGCACCTACAGAGAAGGTGAAGGCTGGAGATCACTTTTCTGGTTCAGCGCTGGTCTTCCTCTTATTTTGATTGTATGGAGATTGCCCTTCCCTGAATCTGCCGTTTACCTCAAGATCAAGGaatcgaagaagagaatgaatGGTGACATTGAGAAGACAGGATTTTCCAAGGTTTTTGACAAGAGTGCCTTGATGACTATCAAAACCGAATGGTTGATGTTTATCTaccttgttcttctcttgacTGGTTTCAACTTCACTACTCATGGCTCTCAAGATTTGTACGTTACTCTTCTTACCAAACAGTACAATGTTGATTCTGACTACAGAACTGTCATTGTCGTTGTTAGCAACCTTGCAGGTATTGTCGGTGGTGTCGTTGTTGGTTCTTTCAGTGAAGTCTTCGGCAGAAGACTTTCTATCATAATCTGTATGATCTGGTGTGGTGCTTTCCTTTACCCAGCATTCATGCACGCTAAACTGCAATGGTGGGCATATGCTATGTTGAATGCCGGTGTGATGGGTGCTTGGGGTATTGCCCCTATACATCTTCTTGAGTTGGTCAATGCCACTCACAGAGCTTTCTTGTCTGGTCTTGTCTACCAATTGGGTAACCTTGCGTCGTCTGCTGCTTCTACCATCGAGGCCAGATTAGGTGAACGATTCCCCCTTGGAGATGGCATTTATGACTACGGTAAGGTTGTGTGTATTTTCTGCGGTGCTGTTTTTGCTTACATGATTTTCATTACTATTGTTGGTCCAGAAAGATTCCACAGAGACTTGGAAGTTCATTACCTCGATGAAGTTCCTGAAGAAGGTTCTAGTAGTGATATGCTGCTGACCAACAAGGCTTGA
- a CDS encoding predicted protein, with amino-acid sequence MDTPPTPVHPAANEEVASLPTGELPQTTLADIDLNPDLYDSDYPDSTTSLPTVASAAAIGQDSATAAPTSISNTSTGNRWPSRATVSMQEMDSETSFQDVDLELKQFTFPFDEGYAILRSDFDAAPVIAAISNQQQSKLVNYIDENLLQIQRKFIRNQTEVIEFYSFSNLLAELEAIVNLLWTSIHKKNELFGQVEYYIKLLGDLEDYLSHYESIFDDHIDERNVKIDNVKLLYFFTFFQKIDLQLSVVIDGYVASSGKPQKANSTQLIRIIPIVSRLRVLIVSKLEPIRIKLNRLLEKPPNRHIQSDAQKLLNLLELEVSRLFEGILDRSF; translated from the coding sequence ATGGATACTCCCCCAACTCCTGTGCACCCGGCCGCCAACGAAGAGGTAGCCAGTTTGCCTACTGGTGAACTTCCGCAAACTACATTGGCCGATATCGACCTCAACCCAGATTTGTACGATTCGGACTACCCAGACAGCACTACCAGCCTTCCCACTGTAGCCTCAGCTGCCGCAATTGGGCAAGACTCGGCCACTGCTGCTCCAACCAGTATATCTAATACATCTACTGGTAATCGCTGGCCAAGTCGAGCCACCGTTTCCATGCAAGAAATGGACTCGGAAACCAGCTTTCAAGATGtagatttggaattgaagcAGTTTACATTTCCGTTTGACGAAGGCTACGCAATCCTCAGGCTGGACTTTGATGCTGCTCCGGTAATAGCTGCTATATCCAATCAACAGCAGAGCAAGTTAGTCAATTACATTGATGAGAATTTGCTTCAGATCCAGCGTAAATTTATTCGTAACCAGACTGAAGTAATAGAATTTTATTCATTCAGTAATCTCTTGGCTGAATTGGAGGCGATCGTCAATCTTCTCTGGACTTCAATacacaagaagaatgaacTATTCGGTCAGGTCGAATACTATATCAAACTCCTAGGAGATCTAGAAGACTATCTATCCCATTACGAATCCATCTTTGATGATCATATCGATGAACGAAATGTCAAAATTGACAATGTCAAACTTTTGTACTTCTTTACATTCTTTCAAAAAATCGATCTTCAGTTATCTGTTGTAATCGACGGCTACGTTGCATCTTCAGGAAAGCCCCAGAAGGCTAATAGCACCCAACTTATTCGTATAATTCCTATAGTATCACGCTTGAGAGTACTCATAGTGTCGAAATTGGAACCAATAAGGATAAAACTCAACCGTCTTCTTGAGAAACCGCCAAATAGACACATCCAGAGCGACGCCCAGAAGCTACTAAACCTCCTTGAGCTCGAGGTGTCCAGACTCTTCGAAGGTATTCTTGATCGAAGTTTCTAG